Within Mucilaginibacter inviolabilis, the genomic segment ATCCAGTATTGGCTTATCCAGAAACTGTAATTCGGGTGTCTTTACTCCAAAAAGATCAAAAACTATAACTTCATTTTTTCCCTTTTTAAGCCAGCTGCCGGGTAATAACATGGTTTGAGTGGGGCCTATATTCCAGTAGCGACCAAGGCAATTACCATTTACCCAAACAAGACCCTTATTCCATTTACTGAGATCCAAATAGGTGTTTTGTAAATTATCGGCGGTAAAATTGCCTTTATAAAATCCAACAGTTGGGTTCTGATTGGTTATTGCATTGTATTTTACCGGAATTGTGTTTTCCCCCATCTGTATAGGATAGTTTTTCCAGTTTCTGATCTCTGTTTTTTCTTCTCCGGTCAGTAAGTATACTTGCCCGTGTATACCTTTTCGATCATGCATAGCATAGCCGTAATTTACACGACCAGTGGCCTCTGCCAGTATAGTCAGTTTGGTGTTTTTCTCCCGTTTGGGTATTTCGATACTGTATTTATTTTTCCGGCGGTCAATTGTGCCAATTAGTTTATCATCAGTATAAATTAAGGCATAATCGTGTATCTCTTTAAATTGCAGCAGAGCTTTGGCTCCGGCTTTAATCGTAGTTTCATAAAGTACACAACCGAAATCCTGGTTCAGATCCTCCATTAGTTTTGCTGTATCTGATATAACCGGCCGAGGAAGATTTTTGTCCAACGCTGCATAGGACGTGAATTTAACAGGTTTCAGCTTTTGTATTTTATTGAGAGCAGGCACATCAGGTAGGCTTTCGTCTGTTTGTAAATAATTACTGAACAGGTTTCGAATCTGGTAATATTTTTCTGTTGGATTACCGGCCTCATCAATAGGCGCATCATAATCATAACTTGTGGTTTGAGGTAAATATGGAGGGGCATTAGCTCCACTGTAAGTGCCAAAAGAAGTGCCGCCATGTACCATATAAATACTGAAGGATTCTTTATGGTCAAGCATGTATTTTAATTCGCTGATAATTCTGGGGGTATTACCGGTATGATGCGGTCTTCCCCAGCTATCAAACCATCCCGGGTAATATTCCCCGCACATAAGCGGTCCTTTAGGTTGAATGGCCCTTAGCGCATTAAAATTACCCTCAGGTCCTCCTCCAAAATTCACGACAGGAAAAAGACCATCTGGGTGATCATTTTTTAATTGAGAGGGGCCATCGCAATGAAATAGAGGCACAGTAAAGCCTGCTGTTTCAATATATGATTTTATGATATTCATATATGCCTTATCATCACCATAGCTGCCGTATTCATTTTCAATCTGCACCATGATAATATTACCTCCCTTAGTTATTTGTAATGGAGCCAATTGCTTACCTACTTCCAGCAAATATTTTTTGCATCTATCCAGGTAATATGGATCCTGCGTACGGAGTTTAATGTTTTTGTTTTTTAAGAGCCACCATGGAAAACCACCAAAATCCCATTCGGCGCAGGAGTAGGGGCCCGGTCTCAAAATAACATATAAACCTTCTTCTTTTGCTATTTTGCAAAATGTCGCTGCATCACTTTGACCAGTCCAGGTAAACTGGTTAGGTTGTTTTTCGTGCATATTCCAAAACAAATAAGCGCAAACTGTATTCAATCCCATGGCTTTGGCCATTTTTAACCGATTTCGCCATTCGGCTTTTGGAATACGAGCAAAGTGCATCTCGCCACAGCGAATTATATATGGCTTACCATTTAACTCAAATGAGTCTTCTCCTATTTTAAAAGTTGGGTTTTGCGCTGATGATGAGAAATATAAAAATATAAATACGAGAACAAACAGGATACGCTTCATTTTTAGATTTAGTGGTTTATAATTTGGATAGCTGAAATTACTTGTATTTGAATAAAGCTGTATCTTATTTATTAACGCAAACGTTTGTGAAAGACTAATATTAACCCAAAGGTTTACTGATCGACTAACGCATATGCAATTTTGATAAAATATTAGGGTATTCTTTAGTTCCTGCAGATGTCCTAAAAATTCCTAAAATCAGAATCTGGATAAAAGCCTTTAAGGTTAGAATCTTTTTTAAATCTTGCTTGGTGTCCAAAAAATAATATCATCTTTAATTGAATATTAATTTTACATCTATGAAAATGATTAAATCCTTTGCTTTTTTGACCTTTATGCTGGCAATTTCCTTTAATGCTTTTTCACAAACCAAAACAGGGCAGGTTTATCTGATACGTTCTACAGGTTATACGGGTTCTGCAGTGAATTATAGATTATATATTGATGATCAGTTAGTTTGTAAGTTGAAAAACAAATCTTACTCCGTGCATGATATAGGCGTGGGTCAACATACTGTTAGTGTGGTTAGCGGGGGAATATCAAACGGGAAAAAATCAGCGCCATTAACTATAACGGTGATTGAGGGTAAAGTGAACTATGTGAGTGTTGTTAGTACGCAAAGCGGTTATGTAAACAAACTTACCTGCCAGGAAATTACCCAGAATTCGGCTGAGCCTCTACTGGCGAAAGCCACTCAAAATCAGAATTGTTTACCTGCTAAATAAAATAAGAGGAAAGGGATTCATTTATTATAACAACTGGTATTTAAAAGATATCTAAGTTCTTTTAACAAGTATGTCAAATTCATAAAATATGGAGATGCCCGAAATTGAACGTTTCCATCTGGGTTTATTTATCTCATATTTAGAAAAAATCAGCCTATAGTCTTCAGAACTTGGATGTTGAACTATTCAGAAATGAGCTGACTGTTTTCCAATAGGCAAATATCGCTAATTTAGTTAAAGCTTATTATGACTGTATTTTTGTAAATGCTATAATAAGCTTTAACTTAAAACTGTATAAATTACATTTTATGATGATTTTTAGCTGTTTACGATCCTGTTTTGACCTGTTTTTATGACTTTAAGTTGTTGATAATGTTATTCTTTTTTAAAGATGAGTTAAATAAAGGCTCTTTTTTTTGTCAACTTTTTAATTTTTATCGATTGTTTCTGATCGAAATAATAAAAGTTTATTATTTTTTTAATATCACTTGGTAAAACGTTTTTGTTAATTATATTTGTTAAAACCAATTGTAAAAAATACGTTACTGCTCAATAACTTAGTCCACCTGAAAGGCTTTTTTTGAGATTTATGTACTTATTAAATTAACCAATATCACTAACATGAAGAACCTGATTTACCTGTACCACATCTTCCGGGAATCAATATCCTGATAAGGAAGCCATCAATGAAAATCTCTTATGGAGGTTTTTAGATGCCAAGAGTATTTATTAATTAACCTAATCACCAAAAGTGAAAAGAACACAAGGGTTTCGTCGTCCCTGATGACAAATCTGTGGGTGCATAAGTATGCGCCGTTGTCAAGAATATTCCTGCAGATTATTTTTGGTAACGTGTTCTTTTTACTCAAAATCGCCACTATGGAAAAAGAATTACATTCTACTTAATCTAAAGGCATCCTTTGTTCGCGCAAATCATTTGCGGACATAACAGGATATGATCCTTTAAATCACAAATTTTTATTTCATCAATCTAAAGATCCATTAATTATGCGATACTTATGGCTGTGCCTTGTGGTTTTTGCTGCAATTACCACGTGTGCACTTACTGGCTTAGCTAAGGGGAATGAGGGTAAAAAAAGCAAAATAAAGCATGCTCTTTTTAATGATAATGCTCATGTCCGCCGCGATACGGTGGTTAAAGATTCATTATTAAAAGATAGTATAAATATTATTAAAAGACACACCATTTATAATAAACTGGCAGACAGCGTTAGCAAGAAGCCTTATGATTTGTCAAAGTTTCCTGGTGTTTCCCTGCAGCAGCTTTTAAAAGGACAATTTTCCGGTTTATATATACAAGAGCCTTCCGGTGAGCCAGGCAGTGTGCAAAATATGTTTATAAGAGGTGTTCCTATGCCGCTGCTTTCTCCCAGAGATGTTTACCAATCGCAACCATTGGTTGTACTTGATGGTATCCCGCTTGTAACCGAACACCCGTTTGCATACGATATACAGTTATATAACTATAACAGAATGGGGACTGCTACCAATCCTTTTGCAGATATCGATATGAATAATATCGCTTCTGTAGAAGTATTAAAGGATTTAGCTGCCACAGCAATTTATGGCCCACGGGCAGTAAATGGGGTTATTGTTTTAACATCTAAAACTCCCGTGGCTGCCAAAAGCATCACCTTTGATTCTTATATAGGTTTGGCGCAACGGCCCCATGTAACTACTATAAATGGTAAATATGAAAACGCTTTCAGGCAACGTTTTTATGACCTCTATACAACTAATGGAAGATATTCAGATGATGAAAATTATCCTATTTATCTGAGCGATTCATTAAATAATGTTTATAGCGGGAAATCCGATTGGAGTGATCTTTATTATCGTAACGCGGTAGTTTATGGTATCAATTTTGGCATCTCCGGAGGAACCGACCGGGCTAATTTCCGCTTCTCATTAGGTGATCTGAAAAATGAAGGTGTTGCTGATGGTACAGGGCTAAACCGATATAGCGCCATGTTCAATATCAACATGAAGCCTATAAAATGGCTCCTTTTTTCGGCTATGGTAAATGCTAACCGGGTTGAACGGCAACGAAATAAATACCTGCGTGACCGATTTGCCCAGATCAATTACTTCCCAGACCTGAGCGCGCCGCTGCCACCCAACAAAGACTTTTATGCCGATTACCTTGAACAGTACAAAAAAGGTTTTGATAATAATAAGAACAATATTATTGATGGTTATGCCAAAATAGGGATCGACCTTGGGAAATTTAAGTTTGTGACCACCTTTAATGTGGATTACAATGAAGGTTATCGCGATGTATTTTATGCGCGTACTCTTTTACAAGGCAATAGCTATGCTTCCAATTATTTTGGTTTTAGTCAACGCATCATGGCAGATAATAGGGCAACCTACGATTTGACCATAAATAAAGTACATGATTTTCATTTTGAACTTGGACAATCAACTCAATGGGATATTTATAAGTATAGCAACGCTTACGCTTACAAAGGGGTAAATGATTATATTAAAATAAATCTGTTAGTTTCAAATCCTAAAAACCCAGATGGATCTGATAACCCTGATTATCTGAATACCACAGCTTTTCCACGAGAATTAACCTATCGTTTTCTGGATAAGATCAAGGACAACCTGGTTTCTTTTTACGCTAAAACAGATTATTCATTTAAAGGAAAATATTTTTTATCGGCAACAGTACGTGCCGATGGCTCATCAAATGCCCAACCTACCAGCAGATGGTTTTATTCACCAGTAGTATCTGCCGCCTGGAGTATTAAAAAAGAATTACTTAACCACAGTACTACTGTAAGCGATCTTGTTTTACGTGCAAGCGCGGGTAGGTTAGGTAGGCTTAACGCATTTGACAATTATGCGCAGGGCCCTCAGTATACCGCATCGGTAGGATATACAGGTAATTTAACCGTACCCGGATATAATGGGTTTGGTGTATTAACCAGGCCTTATTCTACCGGATGGGTAGGCTATGGAATTCCGTGGTCATATTCAAATCAGCTAAACCTGGGTACAGATGCAAGTTTACTGAACAACCGTTTACATCTTTCGGTTGATTGGTACTTGAAACAGGAAAAGAACCTGCTGATTGGTATCCCTGCTTTTGCTGAGTATGGTTATAAGCAGTCGATCGAAAGCGGCATGGCTGTAAATAATACGGGTATCGATGTGTCTATATCAGCCAATATCATCCGCAGTACAAAATTTGGGTGGACATCATCCTTGAACCTTAATCATAACGCTAATAAATTAAAAGCTCTGCCAAGAGGTTTAAACCAAATTATAATAGATAATAAGCTTTTAAAGGTAGGTAGTCCGGTAGATCAGTACTGGCTGCTAACTAACGATGGCATTTATAAATCTGAAAGTGAAATACCAATTGTAAACGGTCAATCACTTAAATATAATGGTATTGCATTACACGCTGGTGATCCCAAATGGCAGGATATAAACGGCGACAATGTAATTGATAACAAAGATAAGACATTGAAAGGGCACTCATTGCCCCGCATATCAGGTGGCTATGATAACACTTTTAGATATGGCAATTGGAACTTAAATGTAAACCTCTATTTCAATCTGGGCCGCGACCTTATCCACCAGGAAATGGCCAATCGCTTTGACTTTATTAACCGCGAAGGTAATAGCGATGTCAATTCTGTTAAGGAGATCACATTTTGGGAGAAGCGCGGCGATTACAGTAAGTATCCCTTGTATAACCCCTGGAGCACAGTTATCCCGTATCGGGTAGATCAGGATCTTTTTCTTGAAAATGCTTCATTCCTGAAATTAAGAACAGTTTCCATAGGATATGATCTTACCAAAGTTATGCGCTCAAAGAAAATTAAACTCACCAGGTTTTATGTGTACGCAACTGCGAATAATGTGTTTACCATAACACCCTATACGGGTCAGGATCCTGAACTGGTAAATTATGATGGTTATGATACTGGCTACGGTTTGCCGATACCAAGAACATACACCCTTGGTGTAAAAATGGAATTATGATATGAAGAACGATCACAAAAATCATGTTATAAAAATGAAAAAGATATCATGTATCGCGCTGCTATTGGTAACGGCACTGATGAGCTGTAATAAAACACTGGATATTGATTCCTCAAGAGTTGTGGGTGAAAAAAATATGTGGAACAAGCTTGAAGATGCACGTGCGGGCATATTAGGGGTTTACGCTCTTACTAGGGCTGCCTTGTCTGACAATGATGGGCACTGGCTTTACGGCGATGTAAGGACGGGTGAGTTTATCAGTCCTAACCGGCAGGATCTGAAGGCATTGGCCAATAACCAGCTCAATGCATCCTATCCAACCATCGATGCCCTGTCTGACTGGACACGATTTTACGCTATAATTAATGCGGCAAATATTTTCCTTGAACGTATTGGCGACGTGAAAGCCGCTGATAAGCGATATACAGACAATTACCTGAAGGTTGATGTTGCACAAGTTCGCTTTTTACGAGCTTTTACTTACTTCTATATGGTGAGAATATGGGGAGATGTGCCATTTATCACCGCTTCGCACGATGGTAAGTTTGAAAATCAACCACGCGAGAACAGCAACAAAATATTAGTATGGGCGCAACAAGAAATACTTAAATCGGCAACGGATCTACCCTTTATTTATAGTGGCAACGATGTTCAGCAACCTGGCAATTATTATAATGAAGATGCCACCCGGTGGGGCGGAGCATTAGCTACAAAAAATACAGCTTACGCGGTTTTGGCTCATTTAGCGGCATGGCAGGGTAACTATACCGATGTGGCTACCTACACCAAATTTGTTGAAGACAATTATGGTAAAAGTGGTATCAATTATCAGAGTACAGAAGACCTTACCAAATCAAACGGGTTCTTTTATAATAAAAACACCAGTCAGATGTTTGGCTTTGATTCTGATTGGGGACACATCGACGGATCTGTAACGGGTCACCTGGAAGAACTTACCTTGGCCGAGCCTGTAGTAAATAAAAAGGTGCCTGATATTTATATCCCGAAAGATACTATCCTGAAAATATTTGATCAGCCTAAAGATGAGCGCTTTAGCATAGACACCCTGGGCCAGCCGCGATCGGAAAGATACTTTACCAACATTAATGGTAAGTATCCCATTTTTAGTAAAATAAAGGTTATCCAGGGAGGCGTTTCTGATCCAACTTTCAGATACTTTACCAGTGCACTGATTTTTACCAGATTGGAAGATATCGTGCTGCTTCGGGCCGAGGCGTTGGCTGTTTTGGGTGATCTGAATGGTGCCATGAACGAAGTAACGACGGTAATGACCAGAAGGGGAATAACCGAATTTGATTTCAATCAGGATATCATTGACATGATATTTAAAGAACGACACCGCGAGCTCCTGGGCGAAGGCCATCGATGGTATGATCTGATACGCTATAATAAAATCAAGCAAAATAACCCTGCATTTCTGAAACTCATCAATTCGCAGGGTATATACTGGCCTGTATCGCGTAAGCTTATTTCACAAAATAATCTGTTAACTCAAAACCCATTTTGGAAATAAACTAACCATATATGAAAAGACTAATAAAATATATGCTGTTTGTAGTGTTGTTGCAAA encodes:
- a CDS encoding SusC/RagA family TonB-linked outer membrane protein, whose product is MRYLWLCLVVFAAITTCALTGLAKGNEGKKSKIKHALFNDNAHVRRDTVVKDSLLKDSINIIKRHTIYNKLADSVSKKPYDLSKFPGVSLQQLLKGQFSGLYIQEPSGEPGSVQNMFIRGVPMPLLSPRDVYQSQPLVVLDGIPLVTEHPFAYDIQLYNYNRMGTATNPFADIDMNNIASVEVLKDLAATAIYGPRAVNGVIVLTSKTPVAAKSITFDSYIGLAQRPHVTTINGKYENAFRQRFYDLYTTNGRYSDDENYPIYLSDSLNNVYSGKSDWSDLYYRNAVVYGINFGISGGTDRANFRFSLGDLKNEGVADGTGLNRYSAMFNINMKPIKWLLFSAMVNANRVERQRNKYLRDRFAQINYFPDLSAPLPPNKDFYADYLEQYKKGFDNNKNNIIDGYAKIGIDLGKFKFVTTFNVDYNEGYRDVFYARTLLQGNSYASNYFGFSQRIMADNRATYDLTINKVHDFHFELGQSTQWDIYKYSNAYAYKGVNDYIKINLLVSNPKNPDGSDNPDYLNTTAFPRELTYRFLDKIKDNLVSFYAKTDYSFKGKYFLSATVRADGSSNAQPTSRWFYSPVVSAAWSIKKELLNHSTTVSDLVLRASAGRLGRLNAFDNYAQGPQYTASVGYTGNLTVPGYNGFGVLTRPYSTGWVGYGIPWSYSNQLNLGTDASLLNNRLHLSVDWYLKQEKNLLIGIPAFAEYGYKQSIESGMAVNNTGIDVSISANIIRSTKFGWTSSLNLNHNANKLKALPRGLNQIIIDNKLLKVGSPVDQYWLLTNDGIYKSESEIPIVNGQSLKYNGIALHAGDPKWQDINGDNVIDNKDKTLKGHSLPRISGGYDNTFRYGNWNLNVNLYFNLGRDLIHQEMANRFDFINREGNSDVNSVKEITFWEKRGDYSKYPLYNPWSTVIPYRVDQDLFLENASFLKLRTVSIGYDLTKVMRSKKIKLTRFYVYATANNVFTITPYTGQDPELVNYDGYDTGYGLPIPRTYTLGVKMEL
- a CDS encoding beta-galactosidase, whose product is MKRILFVLVFIFLYFSSSAQNPTFKIGEDSFELNGKPYIIRCGEMHFARIPKAEWRNRLKMAKAMGLNTVCAYLFWNMHEKQPNQFTWTGQSDAATFCKIAKEEGLYVILRPGPYSCAEWDFGGFPWWLLKNKNIKLRTQDPYYLDRCKKYLLEVGKQLAPLQITKGGNIIMVQIENEYGSYGDDKAYMNIIKSYIETAGFTVPLFHCDGPSQLKNDHPDGLFPVVNFGGGPEGNFNALRAIQPKGPLMCGEYYPGWFDSWGRPHHTGNTPRIISELKYMLDHKESFSIYMVHGGTSFGTYSGANAPPYLPQTTSYDYDAPIDEAGNPTEKYYQIRNLFSNYLQTDESLPDVPALNKIQKLKPVKFTSYAALDKNLPRPVISDTAKLMEDLNQDFGCVLYETTIKAGAKALLQFKEIHDYALIYTDDKLIGTIDRRKNKYSIEIPKREKNTKLTILAEATGRVNYGYAMHDRKGIHGQVYLLTGEEKTEIRNWKNYPIQMGENTIPVKYNAITNQNPTVGFYKGNFTADNLQNTYLDLSKWNKGLVWVNGNCLGRYWNIGPTQTMLLPGSWLKKGKNEVIVFDLFGVKTPELQFLDKPILDIVNEQQPQLHKTTGQKWISDQLRPHFEGTFENTNKWQNVSFPPINARYFCLEALSEQKGQPYSSIAEIILIDDQGKEIPRTNWKIVYADSEELNGDDGDASNVFDLQYTSIWHTEWENKAPKPPHQIVIDLGKSYKVSGMRLLPRQDGANGRIKDYRLFFSFSPFRGL
- a CDS encoding DUF2846 domain-containing protein, with amino-acid sequence MKMIKSFAFLTFMLAISFNAFSQTKTGQVYLIRSTGYTGSAVNYRLYIDDQLVCKLKNKSYSVHDIGVGQHTVSVVSGGISNGKKSAPLTITVIEGKVNYVSVVSTQSGYVNKLTCQEITQNSAEPLLAKATQNQNCLPAK
- a CDS encoding RagB/SusD family nutrient uptake outer membrane protein — protein: MKKISCIALLLVTALMSCNKTLDIDSSRVVGEKNMWNKLEDARAGILGVYALTRAALSDNDGHWLYGDVRTGEFISPNRQDLKALANNQLNASYPTIDALSDWTRFYAIINAANIFLERIGDVKAADKRYTDNYLKVDVAQVRFLRAFTYFYMVRIWGDVPFITASHDGKFENQPRENSNKILVWAQQEILKSATDLPFIYSGNDVQQPGNYYNEDATRWGGALATKNTAYAVLAHLAAWQGNYTDVATYTKFVEDNYGKSGINYQSTEDLTKSNGFFYNKNTSQMFGFDSDWGHIDGSVTGHLEELTLAEPVVNKKVPDIYIPKDTILKIFDQPKDERFSIDTLGQPRSERYFTNINGKYPIFSKIKVIQGGVSDPTFRYFTSALIFTRLEDIVLLRAEALAVLGDLNGAMNEVTTVMTRRGITEFDFNQDIIDMIFKERHRELLGEGHRWYDLIRYNKIKQNNPAFLKLINSQGIYWPVSRKLISQNNLLTQNPFWK